Genomic window (Campylobacter sp. RM16704):
GTTTATTAGCTTCTACACTTAAGATAGAGTTTAAAAGTAAAACCCCTTGCCTTGCCCATTTACTAAGATCTCCGTGGTTTGCTATAGGTATATTAAGATCTTGTTGCAATTCTTTGTATATGTTAAGTAAAGATGGTGGAATTTTAACTCCCATAGGCACGCTAAAACTAAGTCCCATAGCTTGGTTTGGATTATGATATGGATCTTGACCTAAAATTATAACCTTTAAATTTTTTAAAGGAGTAAGATTAAAAGCGTTAAAAGTTAAATTTGCCGGTGGATATATGATTTTTCTTTCATTTAAAGCATTGATATATTCCATTTTTATATTCAAAAAATAAGGCTGTAAAAACTCATCTTTTAAAAAAAATTTCCAATCATCATTTATTTTAATTTTATCTAAAGTTATTTGCATATTTTCCTTACCAAGAAAGTATAATTTCACTTCCTTTATTTTCTTCACTTATAATTTTTATATGGATATTGTTTTTATCTGCTATTTGTTTAACTAGATTTAAACCTATACCAAAACCTCCTTGATCTTTAT
Coding sequences:
- the ung gene encoding uracil-DNA glycosylase, with the protein product MQITLDKIKINDDWKFFLKDEFLQPYFLNIKMEYINALNERKIIYPPANLTFNAFNLTPLKNLKVIILGQDPYHNPNQAMGLSFSVPMGVKIPPSLLNIYKELQQDLNIPIANHGDLSKWARQGVLLLNSILSVEANKPASHTHFGWQNFTDAVISKLSQEKEGLIFLLWGNYAKNKKFLIDTQKHYILEAAHPSPLARNAFLGCKHFSKTNTILSSLHKDIIDWNLNS